Proteins from one Trichosurus vulpecula isolate mTriVul1 chromosome X unlocalized genomic scaffold, mTriVul1.pri SUPER_X_unloc_3, whole genome shotgun sequence genomic window:
- the LOC118833189 gene encoding GTPase HRas-like has product MQTYKVVVMGSCSVGKSALTIQLVKNCFVSDYDPTIEDSYHTQLVVDGETCQLEIIDSTGNEEYQSRRQQFMRRGEGFLCVYAVDDVKSFVDVNIFRDELLKVKDADRVPFVLVANKTDLTDGLVTSALGQEAASSFKVPFVETSAKTRKGVEQAFQELVREMRRSHNEEREWQPDAEQNGGCRCAIQ; this is encoded by the coding sequence atgcaGACATACAAGGTGGTGGTGATGGGCAGCTGTAGTGTGGGCAAGAGTGCACTGACCATCCAGCTGGTCAAGAACTGCTTTGTGTCCGACTATGACCCCACCATTGAAGACTCCTACCATACCCAGTTGGTGGTGGATGGCGAGACCTGCCAGCTGGAGATCATAGACAGCACGGGCAACGAGGAGTACCAGTCCCGGCGCCAGCAGTTCATGCGCCGTGGGGAGGGCTTCCTTTGCGTGTATGCAGTGGATGATGTGAAGTCTTTCGTGGATGTGAACATCTTCCGTGACGAGCTGCTCAAGGTGAAGGATGCTGACCGTGTTCCCTTTGTCCTTGTGGCCAATAAGACCGACCTGACCGATGGCCTGGTGACCTCAGCGCTGGGTCAGGAAGCGGCCAGCAGCTTCAAGGTCCCCTTCGTGGAGACCTCAGCCAAAACTCGGAAGGGTGTGGAGCAGGCCTTCCAAGAGCTGGTCCGAGAGATGCGGCGGTCCCACAATGAGGAGCGCGAATGGCAGCCTGATGCTGAGCAGAATGGCGGCTGCCGCTGCGCAATCCAGTAA